The Pseudosulfitobacter pseudonitzschiae genome includes a region encoding these proteins:
- a CDS encoding extensin-like domain-containing protein, giving the protein MRAALTLLLALCVATTAAATAPKKPLRPIARATAAVSKAVMAPPGVIVLQPDQSAVHLASVASFSGPKTTLRPFVRPKALEHKAMAKKRKRARGAVCGDVDLQGTYVGPVPGRIAACGVDDAVKLRSVSGVALSQEAVMDCATAKALKKWTERSAKPAMARLGGLTGFRVAAHYSCRTRNNRPGAKVSEHGKGRAIDISGFQLQSGEIVSVLEGWNSSRHSKALRKMHAGACGPFGTVLGPNSDGYHRDHFHFDTARYRSGSYCR; this is encoded by the coding sequence ATGAGGGCGGCGCTGACATTGCTTTTGGCCCTGTGTGTGGCCACCACGGCAGCGGCTACCGCGCCAAAAAAACCCTTGCGCCCGATTGCGCGTGCAACCGCGGCGGTCTCCAAGGCCGTAATGGCGCCACCAGGTGTAATTGTTCTGCAACCGGACCAAAGCGCAGTGCATCTGGCCTCGGTGGCATCGTTTTCCGGACCGAAAACCACCCTTCGCCCCTTTGTGCGGCCCAAAGCGCTTGAACACAAAGCGATGGCAAAGAAACGCAAGCGGGCAAGGGGGGCGGTTTGTGGCGATGTTGATTTGCAAGGCACCTATGTCGGTCCCGTTCCCGGACGCATCGCGGCATGTGGCGTTGACGATGCTGTCAAGCTGCGGTCAGTGTCCGGCGTGGCGCTAAGCCAAGAGGCCGTGATGGATTGCGCCACGGCCAAGGCATTGAAAAAATGGACAGAACGCAGCGCAAAGCCGGCAATGGCCCGTCTGGGCGGTTTGACCGGCTTTCGCGTGGCGGCGCATTATTCGTGCCGTACACGCAACAACCGCCCTGGCGCCAAAGTGTCCGAACATGGCAAAGGCCGTGCGATCGACATCTCGGGCTTTCAGTTGCAGAGCGGAGAGATTGTGAGCGTGCTGGAGGGATGGAACTCATCGCGCCACAGCAAAGCACTACGTAAAATGCACGCGGGCGCGTGCGGGCCGTTCGGCACGGTGTTGGGGCCCAATTCGGACGGCTATCATCGCGACCATTTCCATTTTGATACGGCGCGGTATCGCAGCGGATCTTATTGCCGTTGA
- a CDS encoding prephenate/arogenate dehydrogenase family protein has protein sequence MTTPATAPVYNRIALIGLGLIASSMYWAIQRSGLAGEVTGYARSQATRDTARRIGLTDRVCDSAAEAVAGADLVVLAVPVGAMASVASEIAPHLAQGATVTDVGSVKRDVINSVGPLLPESVHFIPGHPLAGTEHSGPESGFATLFDNRWCLLVPVEGTDPKATAQLRALWEGLGANVEEMDADHHDLVLAVTSHTPHLIAYTMVGVADDLGRVTDGEVIKYSAAGFRDFTRIAASDPTMWRDVFLTNKDATLEILGRFTEELFALQRAIRTGDGDHLFDYFTRTRAIRRGIIEAGQDTDAPDFGRSVSKEKI, from the coding sequence ATGACCACTCCGGCCACGGCCCCTGTCTACAACCGTATTGCGCTGATCGGTCTGGGGCTGATCGCCTCGTCGATGTATTGGGCGATTCAGCGCAGTGGTCTGGCGGGCGAAGTCACCGGTTATGCGCGCAGTCAGGCGACCCGCGATACCGCGCGCCGCATCGGTTTGACCGATCGCGTCTGCGACAGTGCCGCCGAAGCCGTTGCCGGTGCCGATCTGGTGGTGCTGGCGGTGCCGGTGGGGGCGATGGCCTCGGTCGCGTCCGAGATCGCACCGCATCTGGCGCAGGGTGCGACCGTGACAGATGTGGGTTCGGTCAAACGCGACGTGATCAACAGCGTCGGGCCGCTGCTGCCTGAAAGTGTGCATTTTATTCCCGGTCACCCGTTGGCAGGAACCGAACATTCGGGACCGGAATCGGGGTTTGCCACTCTGTTCGACAACCGCTGGTGCCTGCTGGTTCCGGTCGAGGGCACTGACCCGAAGGCCACTGCGCAACTGCGCGCGCTGTGGGAAGGGCTTGGTGCGAACGTCGAGGAAATGGACGCCGACCACCACGATCTGGTGCTGGCCGTCACCTCGCACACGCCGCACCTGATCGCCTATACGATGGTGGGTGTGGCTGATGATCTGGGCCGCGTCACCGACGGCGAAGTCATTAAATATTCTGCCGCCGGATTTCGCGACTTTACCCGCATCGCTGCCTCGGACCCGACCATGTGGCGGGATGTATTCCTGACCAACAAGGATGCAACGCTGGAAATTCTGGGCCGCTTCACCGAAGAGCTCTTTGCCCTGCAGCGCGCCATCCGCACCGGTGACGGTGACCACCTGTTTGACTACTTCACCCGCACCCGCGCGATCCGACGCGGGATTATCGAGGCGGGACAAGACACGGACGCGCCCGACTTTGGGCGCTCGGTGTCCAAAGAGAAGATATGA
- the hisC gene encoding histidinol-phosphate transaminase, which yields MTQAIAPQPGIMTIDPYVGGTSHVAGIENAVKLSSNENPLGPSDKAVEAFRRAAHQLHRYPSTDHAALRAALAQVHGVDAERVICGSGSDEIIAFLCQAYAGPGTEVVHTVHGFGMYSISAKAAGATPVEVLEADRVTDIDALLAACNKKTRLVFIANPNNPTGTMISDAEIARLADGLPKQALLVLDGAYADYVEGYDGGASLVDSRQNVVMTRTFSKLYGLGGLRIGWGYGPAHVIDVLNRIRGPFNVSQAALDTAEAAVRDVAYADHCRSENARCRTILAEGLAALGVPSDVSHANFVLARFGSADEANACDAWLQSQGLIVRKVAGYKLPAALRVTVGDESACRRVVHAVRQFKEGKSA from the coding sequence ATGACTCAAGCCATTGCGCCACAACCCGGCATTATGACAATCGACCCATACGTAGGTGGCACCAGCCATGTGGCGGGGATTGAAAACGCTGTAAAACTGTCGTCGAACGAAAACCCGTTGGGTCCGTCCGACAAGGCCGTCGAGGCGTTCCGTCGCGCGGCACACCAGTTGCACCGCTATCCCTCCACCGATCACGCCGCGCTGCGCGCAGCATTGGCGCAGGTGCACGGCGTTGACGCCGAGCGTGTCATTTGCGGGTCCGGCTCGGACGAGATCATCGCGTTTCTCTGTCAGGCCTACGCCGGGCCGGGAACCGAGGTTGTGCACACCGTTCACGGCTTTGGCATGTATTCGATCAGCGCCAAGGCGGCAGGTGCCACGCCTGTCGAAGTGCTGGAGGCCGACCGCGTCACCGACATCGACGCGCTGCTGGCGGCGTGCAACAAAAAGACACGGCTGGTGTTTATCGCAAACCCCAACAACCCTACGGGCACGATGATCTCGGATGCCGAGATCGCGCGTCTGGCGGACGGTTTGCCAAAGCAGGCGTTGCTGGTGCTGGACGGGGCCTATGCCGATTATGTCGAAGGATACGATGGCGGCGCATCGTTGGTGGACAGCCGCCAGAACGTGGTGATGACCCGCACGTTTTCCAAACTGTACGGCTTGGGCGGGCTGCGCATCGGTTGGGGCTATGGTCCTGCGCATGTGATCGACGTGCTGAACCGCATTCGCGGGCCGTTCAACGTCAGTCAGGCGGCGCTGGACACCGCCGAAGCGGCGGTGCGTGATGTGGCTTATGCCGATCACTGTCGCAGTGAAAACGCCCGCTGCCGTACCATTCTGGCCGAAGGGCTGGCCGCGTTGGGCGTGCCGTCAGACGTAAGCCATGCCAACTTTGTGCTGGCCCGTTTTGGTAGTGCGGACGAGGCAAATGCCTGTGACGCGTGGTTGCAATCCCAAGGGTTGATTGTGCGTAAAGTGGCCGGCTACAAATTGCCCGCCGCGCTGCGGGTCACCGTAGGTGATGAAAGCGCGTGCCGCCGTGTTGTTCACGCGGTCCGCCAGTTCAAGGAAGGCAAAAGCGCATGA
- a CDS encoding UdgX family uracil-DNA binding protein (This protein belongs to the uracil DNA glycosylase superfamily, members of which act in excision repair of DNA. However, it belongs more specifically to UdgX branch, whose founding member was found to bind uracil in DNA (where it does not belong), without cleaving it, appears to promote DNA repair by a pathway involving RecA, rather than base excision.) yields the protein MANCLIWYRDGDRFARLYAFLWRLHDAPSLMHDRDAALMIVGKQPGEVEDQTGCPFVGPADQLFDQIAAQAGLDRQAAFITNAVNHLRFRSRGKRWMHQTPTQSEVIQCKWWLEAEVALVTPKLIVAMGGTALLTVARRKDGVLKRRGQIKDTAYGPVLLTLHPSCLLRLPDAARRGAQTALFRDDLEQAARLGQGHTA from the coding sequence ATGGCCAACTGCTTGATCTGGTACAGAGATGGCGACCGATTTGCGCGGCTTTATGCGTTTCTGTGGCGGCTGCACGATGCACCGTCACTGATGCACGACCGAGATGCCGCGCTGATGATTGTCGGGAAACAACCCGGTGAAGTCGAGGACCAGACCGGTTGCCCCTTTGTCGGGCCTGCCGATCAGTTGTTCGACCAGATCGCAGCGCAGGCCGGACTGGACAGGCAGGCGGCCTTTATCACCAACGCGGTGAACCACTTGAGATTCAGATCGCGCGGCAAGCGGTGGATGCACCAGACACCAACGCAAAGCGAGGTGATCCAGTGCAAATGGTGGCTGGAGGCTGAGGTGGCGCTTGTCACACCCAAGCTAATCGTTGCGATGGGTGGCACAGCACTTTTGACCGTGGCCCGACGCAAAGACGGTGTTTTGAAACGGCGCGGCCAGATCAAGGATACCGCCTATGGGCCGGTTCTGCTGACCCTGCACCCGTCTTGTTTGTTGCGCCTGCCCGACGCGGCACGGCGCGGGGCGCAGACCGCCCTGTTCAGGGACGATCTGGAACAGGCCGCACGGTTAGGCCAGGGCCATACCGCATGA
- the rpsD gene encoding 30S ribosomal protein S4 encodes MTKRTSAKYKIDRRMGENIWGRAKSPVNRREYGPGQHGQRRKGKLSDFGLQLRAKQKLKGYYGDLTEKQFRRIYAEAERVKGDTGENLIGLLERRLDAVVYRAKFVATVFAARQFVNHGHVRVNGKKVNIPSYRVKEGDVIEVRDRSKQMAAILEATQLPERDVPDYMDVDHSKLTATFVRTPAFGDVPYPVMMEPNLVVEFYAKN; translated from the coding sequence GTGACCAAACGCACGTCTGCCAAGTACAAAATCGACCGCCGCATGGGCGAAAACATCTGGGGCCGCGCCAAATCGCCGGTCAACCGTCGTGAATATGGCCCCGGCCAGCACGGCCAGCGCCGCAAGGGCAAACTGTCGGACTTCGGTCTGCAGCTGCGCGCCAAGCAGAAGCTGAAAGGCTACTACGGCGACCTGACCGAAAAACAATTCCGCCGCATCTATGCCGAAGCCGAACGTGTCAAAGGCGACACCGGTGAAAACTTGATCGGCCTGCTCGAGCGTCGTCTTGACGCCGTTGTCTACCGCGCGAAATTCGTGGCGACCGTTTTTGCTGCCCGCCAGTTCGTTAACCACGGCCACGTCCGTGTGAACGGCAAAAAAGTGAACATTCCTTCGTACCGCGTCAAAGAAGGCGACGTGATCGAAGTGCGTGACCGCTCCAAGCAGATGGCCGCCATTCTGGAAGCCACCCAACTGCCCGAGCGTGACGTGCCCGACTATATGGACGTGGATCACTCGAAATTGACCGCCACATTCGTACGCACACCTGCATTTGGTGACGTGCCGTATCCGGTGATGATGGAACCGAACCTCGTGGTCGAATTCTACGCCAAGAACTGA
- a CDS encoding DNA-3-methyladenine glycosylase I, with product MCGEITNGDGITRCNWAGSEPIYRAYHDTEWGVPEYDSRALWEKLVLDGFQAGLSWITILKKRDNFRAAFRGFDPREIARWGNEDVERLVQDAGIIRHRGKIAATISNAQAWCRIEDQTGFDTYMWRFVDFAPLQPKYTAQDQVPPCTDLSTRISRQMKKDGFKFCGPTIVYAWMEACGLVNDHLTTCHRHAAVTQMGQQSPPIGR from the coding sequence ATGTGCGGTGAAATAACAAACGGTGACGGGATCACCCGCTGCAACTGGGCGGGGTCAGAACCGATTTATCGCGCCTATCACGACACCGAATGGGGCGTGCCCGAATACGACAGCCGCGCCCTGTGGGAGAAGCTGGTGCTTGACGGATTTCAGGCGGGGCTGTCGTGGATTACCATCCTGAAAAAGCGCGACAATTTCCGTGCCGCCTTTCGCGGTTTTGACCCGCGCGAGATTGCGCGCTGGGGTAATGAAGACGTCGAACGGTTAGTGCAGGACGCAGGTATCATCCGCCATCGTGGCAAGATCGCCGCGACCATTTCCAACGCTCAGGCATGGTGCCGGATCGAGGACCAGACAGGCTTTGACACCTATATGTGGCGTTTTGTCGATTTCGCACCATTGCAACCAAAATACACAGCTCAGGATCAGGTGCCGCCCTGCACGGATCTGAGTACGCGAATCTCCAGACAAATGAAGAAAGACGGCTTCAAGTTTTGCGGCCCCACCATCGTCTATGCGTGGATGGAGGCCTGCGGTCTGGTCAACGATCATCTAACCACCTGCCACCGCCACGCGGCAGTCACGCAAATGGGTCAGCAATCACCGCCAATAGGCCGTTGA
- a CDS encoding EAL domain-containing protein, whose protein sequence is METPVNLKKRRIADVPPGAENPLAFAVSRRDGSVLDMVAQAIRHKQTLLAFQPVVLSRDPSRIGFYEGLIRITDETGRVIPARDFMNAVEATELGREIDVLALQMGLRALHETPHLRLSINMSARSIGFTKWTRTLQRWLDRDPTIAERLILEITEGSAMTVPELVIDFMDRWQVRGICFALDDFGSGQTALRYFKEFFFDILKIDGQFVSGIATDADNRALVRSMVAIAQHFDMMTVAEFVETKADADVLASLGVDCLQGYLHGAPTTRPGWKTPAEIRAAG, encoded by the coding sequence ATGGAGACGCCCGTGAACCTGAAGAAACGGCGCATTGCCGATGTCCCGCCCGGCGCCGAAAATCCGCTGGCCTTTGCGGTGTCGCGCCGCGATGGGTCGGTTCTGGATATGGTGGCGCAGGCGATCCGCCACAAGCAGACCTTGCTGGCGTTTCAACCGGTGGTTCTGTCGCGCGACCCGTCGCGCATCGGTTTCTATGAGGGACTTATCCGCATCACCGATGAAACAGGCCGCGTGATCCCCGCGCGTGACTTCATGAACGCGGTAGAGGCGACCGAACTGGGCCGCGAGATTGACGTGCTTGCCTTGCAGATGGGATTGCGGGCCTTGCACGAAACGCCGCATCTGCGGTTGTCGATCAATATGTCGGCCCGTTCGATCGGGTTCACCAAATGGACCCGCACATTGCAACGCTGGCTGGACCGCGATCCGACGATTGCCGAACGGCTGATCCTTGAGATTACGGAAGGTTCGGCAATGACGGTGCCCGAGTTGGTCATCGACTTTATGGACCGCTGGCAGGTGCGCGGCATCTGTTTTGCGCTGGATGATTTCGGCTCTGGCCAGACAGCCCTGCGTTACTTCAAGGAATTCTTCTTTGACATTCTCAAGATCGACGGCCAGTTCGTGTCGGGCATTGCGACGGACGCGGACAATCGGGCGCTGGTGCGTTCTATGGTAGCGATTGCACAGCATTTCGACATGATGACCGTGGCCGAATTTGTCGAAACCAAAGCGGACGCCGACGTGTTGGCCAGCCTGGGCGTGGACTGCTTGCAAGGTTACCTGCACGGCGCCCCGACCACGCGACCGGGCTGGAAAACCCCTGCCGAAATCCGGGCTGCGGGCTGA
- a CDS encoding acetyl-CoA C-acetyltransferase has product MTNVVIASAARTAVGSFTGSFAGTPAHDLGAAVLEAIVERAGIDKSEVSETILGQVLTAAQGQNPARQAHINAGLPIESAAWSINQVCGSGLRAIALAAQHIQLGDASIVAAGGQENMSMSPHAANLRMGHKMGDMQYIDTMIRDGLWDAFNGYHMGQTAENVAEKWQINRDQQDEFAVASQNKAEAAQKAGKFQDEITPFTVKGRKADIVVDSDEYIRHGATMEAMQKLRPAFTKDGSVTAANASGLNDGAAGALLMSADNAEKRGIEPLARIVSYATVGLDPKIMGAGPIFASRKALEKAGWKAEDLDLVEANEAFAAQACAVNKDMGWDPSIVNVNGGAIAIGHPIGASGARILNTLVFEMKRRGAKKGLATLCIGGGMGVAMCIERP; this is encoded by the coding sequence ATGACCAACGTCGTCATCGCCTCTGCCGCACGCACCGCTGTCGGCAGCTTTACTGGCTCTTTTGCTGGCACCCCCGCGCACGATCTGGGCGCCGCTGTACTTGAGGCGATCGTCGAGCGGGCCGGCATCGACAAGTCGGAGGTCAGCGAGACCATTCTGGGTCAGGTTCTGACCGCCGCCCAAGGGCAGAATCCCGCCCGTCAGGCACATATCAATGCAGGCCTGCCAATCGAAAGCGCCGCATGGAGCATCAATCAGGTGTGTGGTTCCGGCCTGCGCGCCATCGCTTTGGCGGCGCAACACATCCAGTTGGGTGATGCCAGCATTGTGGCCGCAGGCGGTCAGGAAAACATGTCGATGAGCCCCCACGCCGCAAACCTACGTATGGGTCACAAAATGGGCGACATGCAATACATCGACACGATGATCCGCGATGGTCTGTGGGATGCGTTCAACGGTTATCACATGGGTCAAACCGCCGAGAACGTTGCCGAAAAATGGCAAATCAACCGCGACCAGCAGGACGAATTCGCCGTAGCATCGCAGAACAAGGCCGAAGCGGCCCAGAAGGCGGGCAAGTTTCAGGACGAAATCACCCCCTTTACCGTCAAAGGCCGCAAGGCAGACATCGTTGTGGACAGTGACGAATACATCCGCCACGGCGCCACAATGGAAGCGATGCAAAAACTGCGCCCCGCTTTCACCAAGGACGGATCGGTGACAGCTGCCAACGCATCGGGTCTGAACGACGGTGCCGCTGGCGCGTTGCTGATGTCCGCCGACAACGCCGAAAAGCGCGGGATCGAGCCGCTGGCGCGAATCGTATCCTACGCCACAGTTGGTCTTGACCCGAAGATCATGGGCGCGGGCCCGATCTTTGCCTCGCGCAAAGCCTTGGAAAAGGCCGGTTGGAAGGCTGAAGATCTGGATCTGGTCGAAGCCAACGAAGCCTTTGCCGCGCAGGCCTGTGCCGTGAACAAGGATATGGGCTGGGATCCATCCATTGTGAACGTCAACGGCGGCGCCATCGCCATCGGCCACCCCATCGGCGCATCTGGCGCGCGAATTCTGAACACTTTGGTGTTCGAAATGAAACGCCGTGGTGCCAAAAAGGGCCTTGCTACACTGTGCATCGGCGGCGGCATGGGTGTCGCAATGTGCATCGAACGCCCTTAA
- the phbB gene encoding acetoacetyl-CoA reductase produces MSRVALVTGGSRGIGAAISQALKDAGYSVAATYAGNDEAAAKFTEESGIKTYKWNVANYDESKAGIAQVESDLGPVDVVVANAGITRDAPFHKMTPEHWHEVIDTNLTGVFNTVHPVWPGMRERKFGRVIVISSINGQKGQFAQVNYAATKAGDLGIVKSLAQEGARAGITANAICPGYIGTDMVMAVPEKVRESIIAQIPTGRLGEPEEIARCVVFLASDDSGFINGSTISANGAQFFV; encoded by the coding sequence ATGTCCAGAGTTGCACTTGTTACCGGAGGATCACGCGGGATCGGCGCCGCCATTTCGCAAGCATTGAAAGACGCAGGGTACAGCGTCGCCGCAACCTATGCAGGCAATGACGAAGCCGCTGCAAAATTCACTGAAGAATCCGGTATCAAAACCTACAAGTGGAACGTCGCCAACTATGACGAAAGCAAAGCGGGCATCGCGCAGGTCGAATCCGACCTTGGTCCTGTTGACGTTGTGGTTGCCAACGCGGGCATCACCCGTGACGCACCGTTCCATAAAATGACCCCCGAACACTGGCACGAGGTTATCGATACAAACCTGACAGGCGTTTTCAACACCGTTCACCCCGTCTGGCCCGGTATGCGTGAACGCAAATTCGGCCGCGTGATTGTCATCAGTTCGATCAACGGTCAAAAGGGGCAATTCGCACAAGTGAACTATGCCGCGACCAAGGCGGGCGATCTGGGCATCGTCAAATCTCTGGCCCAAGAGGGCGCGCGTGCAGGCATCACCGCCAACGCCATCTGCCCCGGCTATATCGGCACCGATATGGTCATGGCCGTGCCGGAAAAAGTCCGCGAATCGATCATCGCGCAAATCCCCACAGGCCGTCTGGGAGAACCGGAAGAAATCGCACGTTGCGTCGTATTTCTGGCGTCAGACGATTCGGGATTCATCAACGGTTCGACCATTTCGGCCAACGGTGCGCAGTTCTTCGTCTAA
- a CDS encoding TetR/AcrR family transcriptional regulator, translating to MTQPRKSEQTRQHILETGRELVLHGGFSGVGLSQILAASGVPKGSFYYYFASKEVFGCALLQDYVDDYLGRFDALADGAGTAGAKLRNYWTAWLDNDKASGIASGCLVVKLAAEIADLSNDMRMILDAGVDQMTARIADLLRAGAADGTVHALPDPDATARVLYAQWLGAAILSKLSQTDSALRDALQDTTRRLSPEQTEK from the coding sequence ATGACACAGCCAAGAAAATCAGAACAAACTCGCCAACACATCTTGGAAACAGGGCGTGAACTGGTCTTGCACGGTGGCTTTAGCGGCGTGGGACTGTCCCAGATCCTCGCTGCCAGCGGCGTGCCAAAAGGATCATTCTACTACTACTTTGCGTCGAAAGAGGTCTTTGGATGCGCCCTGTTGCAGGACTATGTCGACGACTATCTTGGCCGGTTTGACGCATTGGCCGATGGCGCGGGGACGGCCGGTGCCAAGCTGCGCAACTATTGGACTGCGTGGCTGGACAACGACAAGGCCAGCGGCATCGCATCAGGCTGTTTGGTCGTGAAACTGGCAGCCGAGATCGCAGATTTGTCCAACGACATGCGCATGATTCTGGATGCAGGCGTTGACCAGATGACCGCCCGCATCGCCGATTTGCTACGCGCCGGAGCCGCCGATGGCACTGTGCACGCCCTGCCCGACCCCGACGCCACGGCCCGCGTACTTTACGCGCAATGGCTGGGGGCCGCAATCCTGTCAAAGCTGTCTCAAACAGACAGTGCCCTGCGCGACGCGTTGCAAGACACCACGCGCCGCCTTTCACCTGAACAGACTGAAAAATAA
- a CDS encoding zinc-binding dehydrogenase: protein MKAAIHDTFGEPADVLETKTINTPEPAAGEVRIKTLLSPIHNHDLWTIRGNYGYKPELPGAIGGSEAVGTIEAAGDGVDAELIGQRVSIAGVHGTWADYFIAPAGGVLPLPATISDTMGAQLIAMPFSAISLLDMLQAEKGDWIIQTAANGAVGKIMAVLAKSRGINLLNLVRRDEAVTELTSMGIDNVLSTSDADWKSKAQALVGKAGAVSAIDSVGGDLASDLTDLLGSNGELVVFGTATGAPLELSSGTLIIKQITVKGFWGSKVGSDMDPALRMQLITELVTLAAKGELTLEDGGVYGLDQLSDAMTAALTPGRAGKVMLRP, encoded by the coding sequence ATGAAAGCTGCAATCCACGACACCTTTGGTGAACCCGCCGACGTGCTCGAAACCAAAACCATCAACACCCCCGAACCCGCCGCTGGCGAGGTCCGGATCAAGACGCTGCTGTCGCCGATCCACAACCATGATCTGTGGACCATTCGCGGGAATTATGGCTACAAACCCGAACTGCCAGGCGCTATCGGCGGCTCCGAAGCGGTCGGTACAATCGAAGCAGCCGGCGACGGGGTTGACGCCGAACTGATCGGCCAACGTGTCAGCATCGCGGGCGTTCACGGCACATGGGCCGACTATTTCATCGCCCCCGCAGGTGGCGTTTTGCCCCTGCCCGCCACCATCTCGGACACTATGGGCGCGCAACTGATCGCCATGCCGTTCAGCGCGATTTCACTGTTAGACATGCTGCAGGCCGAAAAAGGCGACTGGATCATACAGACTGCAGCTAACGGTGCCGTGGGTAAAATCATGGCCGTTCTGGCCAAGTCGCGTGGCATCAATCTGCTGAACCTTGTGCGCCGCGACGAAGCGGTGACCGAACTGACCAGCATGGGGATCGACAACGTGCTGTCCACCTCTGACGCCGACTGGAAATCCAAGGCACAGGCGTTGGTAGGCAAGGCCGGTGCGGTTTCGGCCATTGATTCTGTCGGCGGTGATCTGGCCAGCGATCTGACCGACCTGCTGGGCAGCAACGGCGAATTGGTGGTGTTTGGTACAGCCACGGGGGCGCCACTGGAATTGTCCTCGGGCACGTTGATCATAAAGCAGATCACTGTCAAAGGCTTCTGGGGTTCGAAAGTCGGCAGCGACATGGATCCTGCGCTGCGCATGCAGTTGATCACCGAACTGGTAACTTTGGCCGCCAAAGGCGAACTGACGTTGGAAGACGGCGGCGTCTACGGGCTGGACCAATTGTCCGACGCAATGACTGCGGCGCTGACCCCCGGTCGCGCGGGCAAGGTCATGCTACGCCCCTAA
- a CDS encoding YdcH family protein has protein sequence MSLNSHLNELKKKHENLSNAVEKELRAPGADTLKVAELKRQKLRLKEEITRLSA, from the coding sequence ATGAGCCTGAACTCACATCTCAACGAGTTGAAGAAAAAGCACGAAAACCTGAGTAACGCGGTGGAAAAGGAACTGCGCGCACCGGGCGCGGACACGCTGAAAGTGGCCGAACTGAAAAGGCAAAAACTCCGTCTGAAAGAAGAAATTACGCGATTGTCGGCCTGA
- a CDS encoding tRNA1(Val) (adenine(37)-N6)-methyltransferase, translating into MLWQPRTGYRAGLDPVLLAASVPAHAGQSVLDLGCGAGAAALCLGARVPGLDLHGVERQPYYADLARRNGLDVTCADLTKLPMPLKERSFDHVIANPPYFDRAASRPSPYTGREGALGEDTALEDWVQVAAKRLRYRGFAHFIHRMARLPDILAGIRPVMGSVEVLPFSARPGRAPELCIIRARKGGRAEFRLHFPHLLHRGESHLRDAESYTAEIKAVLRDGAALEF; encoded by the coding sequence ATGCTGTGGCAGCCGCGCACCGGCTATCGCGCGGGGCTTGATCCGGTGTTGCTGGCAGCCAGCGTTCCGGCCCATGCGGGGCAGTCCGTGCTGGATCTGGGCTGTGGCGCAGGCGCTGCGGCCTTGTGTCTTGGGGCGCGCGTGCCGGGACTGGACCTGCACGGGGTCGAACGACAGCCCTATTATGCGGACCTGGCCAGACGCAACGGGTTGGACGTGACCTGTGCCGACCTGACCAAGCTGCCGATGCCACTGAAAGAACGTAGCTTTGATCATGTGATTGCCAATCCACCCTATTTCGATCGCGCAGCCAGCCGCCCGTCTCCCTACACGGGCCGCGAAGGGGCCTTGGGCGAGGATACAGCGCTGGAGGATTGGGTGCAGGTGGCCGCCAAACGGCTGCGTTATCGTGGCTTTGCCCACTTTATTCACCGCATGGCGCGGCTGCCGGACATTCTGGCAGGGATTCGGCCCGTCATGGGCAGTGTCGAAGTGCTGCCTTTTTCAGCGCGCCCCGGACGCGCCCCGGAACTGTGCATTATCCGCGCACGCAAAGGCGGGCGGGCAGAATTTCGCTTGCATTTTCCGCACCTTCTGCACCGCGGCGAAAGCCATTTGCGCGATGCAGAAAGCTATACTGCTGAAATAAAAGCGGTTCTGCGTGATGGGGCGGCGCTGGAATTTTAA
- a CDS encoding DUF2007 domain-containing protein: MKELLRSNDPTIIAFASALLSGEDIDCFELDVNMSVLEGGIGIFPRRLMVRADEHDAATRVMRDNDIPLGL; encoded by the coding sequence ATGAAGGAACTTTTGCGTAGCAACGACCCGACGATCATCGCGTTTGCCTCGGCCCTACTGTCCGGCGAGGATATAGACTGCTTTGAATTGGACGTAAACATGAGCGTGCTCGAAGGCGGCATCGGGATTTTCCCGCGTCGACTGATGGTGCGCGCCGATGAACATGACGCCGCCACACGGGTCATGCGCGACAACGACATTCCGCTGGGATTGTGA